Part of the Halostella litorea genome is shown below.
CTGGTTCCTCCCGCACGTGCAGGTCGCCGAACGGAGGGAGCACTCATGAGCCGGGGGACGGACCGCGCCGACGACGACTGCGACGGGGGCTGTGCCGACTGCGCGGACGGCGGCCACCGCCAGAGCATCTTCACCGACGCGCGGGCGTCGATGGCCCGCCGGGACTACGCGAAGCTGTTCGCCACGGTAGGCGGACTGACAGCCGTCGGGAGCCTCGCCGCGCCGCTGGCCGGCCTGACGCGGGTGTTCGACCGGTCGTACACCGGCCCGGTGTACTCCGACGGCATCTACCTCGTCGACGGCGAGGGCGACCGGATCGGGGAGTCGGCGCTGGAAGAGGGCGAGAAGCTGACCGTGTTCCCCGAACCGCGGCCGGGGATCGAGCGCGCGCCGACGCTGCTCGTGCGCCACCCCGAGGACGCGTACGGCGGCGAGACGAGCATGGAGTTCACCGTCGCCGGCTACGCGGCGTACTCGAAGGTGTGTACCCACGCCGGCTGTATGGTGTCCGACGAGGAGGGCGAGACGCTGGTCTGCCCGTGTCACTTCGGGAAGTTCGACCCGACGAGCGGCGCGTCGGTCGTCGGCGGGCCGCCGTCGCGGGCGCTGCCGCAGCTCCCGATCACGCTGTCCAGCGACGGGTATCTCGTCGCCACTGGCGACTTCGAGGGGCCGGTCGGCCCGGGTGGTGAGTGATGTCCCGGATCGACCGCCTCTCCGAGCGGGCGTCGGGCGCGAGCGGCCGGGCCTACGGCTGGCTCGACGACCGGTTCGACGTGGAGCGGGGCCGGCGGTTCCTCGGGAAGGCGTTCCCCGCCGAGGACTCGTTCCTGCTCGGCGAGGTCGCGCTGGTCTGTTTCCTGGTGCTCGTGCTGACCGGGATCTTCCTCGGGATGTTCTTCGAGCCGTCGACGACCGGCGTGGAGTACGAGGGCAGCGTCCAGAAGTTCCAGGGCGAGGAGGTGCCCGAGTCGTTCGCGAGCGTCCTGCAGATCACCTACGACGTGCCCTTCGGGATGTTCATCCGGCGGATGCACCACTGGGCGGCCCACCTGTTCGTCGCCTCCATCGGGTTGCACATGCTCCGGGTGTTTTTCACCGGGGCGTACCGCAACCCGCGCGAGCCCAACTGGGTCGTCGGGACCGGGCTCGCCGGGCTGGCGATGGGTGCGGCCTACACGGGCTACGCGCTCCCGTTCGACGAGTTCGCCGCGACGGCGACGGGGATCGGCTACAACCTCGCCACCTCCGTCCCGCTCGTCGGGGACGTGATCGGGAAGGCCGTGTTCGGCGGTGAGTTCCCGTCGAGCGCGACGATCCCCCGGCTGTACTTCCTCCACGTGCTCGTCATCCCGGCGGCCATCGCGGTCCTGTTGGCCGTCCACATGGCGATCCTCGTCCGGCAGAAACACACCGAAGCGCCCCGTGACGACGACGTTCCGGGGCAGGGCGCGCGGCCCGCCGACGGAGCCGCCGCGCCCGGCGAGGCGTCGGCGGGCGACGCCGGCGACGCGCCCGCGGTCAGCGACGGCGGCGAGGCGACCGTCGCGAAGGAGGACGACACCGTCGTGGTCGGGCTGCCGGCGTTCCCGAACCAGGCGGCCGTGAGCGCCGTCGTGTTCTTCCTGACGCTGGCGGCGCTGTCGGCGTTGGCCGGCTTCCTGCCGGTCCACAACATCGCCGAGTACGGCCCGAACAACCCCGCGGCGACCCCGGAGCTCATCATGCCGGACTGGTTCCTGATGTGGGTGTACGGCTTCCTGAAGCTGCTCCCGACGTGGATGAGCTTCACCGTCCTCGGCGTCCACGTGTCGACGGAGTTCCTCGGCGGCGTGGTCCTCCCGACGCTCGTGTTCGCGGCGGTCGCGCTCTGGCCGTTCGTCGACTACCGGGAGGAGCCGACCCACTTCACCGCGAGCCCGCTCGACCGGCCGTGGCAGACCGCGGTCGGCGTCGCGGCGGTCCAGTTCATCATGGTCGCCTCCATCGCGGGGATGAACAACCTGCTCGGCCGCGCCCTCGGCGTCGGGACCGGGACGGTCAACCCGATCCTCTCGGCCGCGCTGGTCGTCGTTCCCGTCGTCTCGGGGCTGGTGACCTACTACGTGCTCCGGGGCGGCAGCGAGGCGGCCGACGCCGACACCACGACGGAGGCGGTCGACGATGACTGAGGCCGGCGACGCCGTCCGCGGCGTCGAACTGTCGGCACGGGCGTATCGGCACCTCGACCGCGCGAGCAAGCTCCTCGGCGTGGGGCTTGTCGCCGTCGGCCTCGAACTCGGCGGCGACTCCCTCGCCGGGGTCGCGCTCGGCGCGGTCGGCGCGGTACTGGCACTGACGACCGTTTTCCTCCGCACCAACGAATGAGCAGAAACGACTACACCACCGACGACGACGAGACGACCGACCCACCGGGGGGCGACGAGACCGCCGGCCGTTCGGACGGCACGGCAGCCCCGCCGGACGGCGACGGAACCGACGCCGACCCGGGCGACGGCCCCGACGTCGGCGACCCGATCGGCGACCCCGCCGACGGCTCCGTCTCCAGGCGGAGCTTCCTCGAAGGGGTCGGGATCGCCTCCGTGCTCGGGCTGGGCGGGGCGTCGGCGGCCGACAGCCTGTTCGAGATGGAC
Proteins encoded:
- a CDS encoding cytochrome b, with translation MSRIDRLSERASGASGRAYGWLDDRFDVERGRRFLGKAFPAEDSFLLGEVALVCFLVLVLTGIFLGMFFEPSTTGVEYEGSVQKFQGEEVPESFASVLQITYDVPFGMFIRRMHHWAAHLFVASIGLHMLRVFFTGAYRNPREPNWVVGTGLAGLAMGAAYTGYALPFDEFAATATGIGYNLATSVPLVGDVIGKAVFGGEFPSSATIPRLYFLHVLVIPAAIAVLLAVHMAILVRQKHTEAPRDDDVPGQGARPADGAAAPGEASAGDAGDAPAVSDGGEATVAKEDDTVVVGLPAFPNQAAVSAVVFFLTLAALSALAGFLPVHNIAEYGPNNPAATPELIMPDWFLMWVYGFLKLLPTWMSFTVLGVHVSTEFLGGVVLPTLVFAAVALWPFVDYREEPTHFTASPLDRPWQTAVGVAAVQFIMVASIAGMNNLLGRALGVGTGTVNPILSAALVVVPVVSGLVTYYVLRGGSEAADADTTTEAVDDD
- a CDS encoding QcrA and Rieske domain-containing protein; translated protein: MSRGTDRADDDCDGGCADCADGGHRQSIFTDARASMARRDYAKLFATVGGLTAVGSLAAPLAGLTRVFDRSYTGPVYSDGIYLVDGEGDRIGESALEEGEKLTVFPEPRPGIERAPTLLVRHPEDAYGGETSMEFTVAGYAAYSKVCTHAGCMVSDEEGETLVCPCHFGKFDPTSGASVVGGPPSRALPQLPITLSSDGYLVATGDFEGPVGPGGE